A window from Streptomyces sp. NBC_00335 encodes these proteins:
- a CDS encoding helical backbone metal receptor: MRVVSLVPSLTEAVAVSAPGALAGVTDWCTHPAALGDAARIGGTKNPDVRAIAELRPDLVLANEEENRAADLAALREAGLEVLVTEVRDLPQAFAELDRVLVGAMGLERPRWLSEAEAAWARVEPAGQLRTAFVPVWRRPWMVLGRDTFAGDLLARLGVRNAYAGHAERYPRIPAAELAAAGCELVVFPDEPYRFTPGDGPEAFPGIPAAFVDGRHLTWYGPSLAGAPEVLGAALRASL, encoded by the coding sequence ATGCGGGTCGTTTCGCTGGTGCCGTCCCTGACCGAGGCGGTGGCCGTGAGCGCGCCCGGGGCGCTGGCCGGGGTGACCGACTGGTGCACGCACCCGGCCGCGCTGGGGGACGCGGCGCGCATCGGGGGGACGAAGAACCCCGACGTACGGGCGATCGCGGAGCTGCGCCCGGATCTGGTCCTCGCCAACGAGGAGGAGAACCGGGCCGCGGACCTGGCGGCGCTGCGGGAGGCCGGGCTGGAGGTCCTGGTCACCGAGGTACGGGACCTGCCGCAGGCGTTCGCCGAGCTGGACCGGGTGCTGGTGGGGGCCATGGGGCTGGAGCGGCCCCGGTGGCTTTCGGAAGCGGAGGCCGCGTGGGCCCGCGTGGAGCCCGCCGGGCAGCTGCGGACGGCCTTCGTGCCCGTCTGGCGCCGGCCCTGGATGGTGCTGGGCCGCGACACCTTCGCGGGGGACCTGCTGGCTCGCCTCGGCGTGCGCAACGCCTACGCGGGGCACGCGGAGCGGTACCCGAGGATCCCGGCCGCCGAGCTGGCCGCCGCGGGCTGCGAGCTCGTGGTGTTCCCGGACGAGCCGTACCGCTTCACCCCCGGGGACGGGCCCGAGGCCTTCCCCGGCATCCCCGCCGCGTTCGTCGACGGCCGCCATCTGACCTGGTACGGGCCCTCGCTGGCCGGGGCCCCTGAGGTGCTGGGGGCTGCCCTGCGGGCGTCGCTCTAG
- a CDS encoding TDT family transporter, whose protein sequence is MATTLVRPRPTTSGTSGALKAAAHKAPSLRHLGPNWYASVMGTAIIANAGATLPYQLPGQRVVCQIFWVLAATALAALLTARAGHWIHHRDQARTHLLDPAVAPFYGCLSMALLAVGGGALIVGKDLIGVPAAVAVDTVLFTAGTAIGLLAAVAVPYLMVVRHKVEAHQATPVWLLPVVAPMVSAALGPLLIPHLPAGQAREAMLLGCYAMFGLSLLATLLLLPLIFGRLIFSGPLPLALTPTLFLVLGPLGQSTTAVNSLADMAPQSMPGPYSGAFSAFAVVYGVPVMGFALLWLALAAAMLLRAARDGMGFAMTWWALTFPVGTCVTGAAGLARHTGLTAFSWLAAALFLALLTAWLLAAANTLRGLATGRLLAAPR, encoded by the coding sequence ATGGCCACCACCCTCGTACGCCCCCGTCCCACCACCTCCGGGACCAGCGGAGCCCTCAAGGCCGCAGCCCACAAGGCTCCCTCCCTTCGGCACCTCGGCCCCAACTGGTACGCCTCCGTCATGGGCACGGCGATCATCGCCAATGCCGGCGCGACCCTCCCGTACCAGCTCCCCGGCCAGCGCGTGGTCTGCCAGATCTTCTGGGTGCTGGCCGCCACCGCCCTCGCGGCCTTGCTGACCGCCCGGGCCGGCCACTGGATCCACCACCGCGACCAGGCCCGCACCCATCTCCTGGACCCCGCCGTGGCCCCCTTCTACGGGTGCCTCTCGATGGCCCTGCTGGCCGTCGGCGGCGGCGCGCTCATCGTCGGCAAGGACCTCATCGGCGTCCCCGCCGCCGTGGCCGTGGACACGGTCCTGTTCACCGCCGGCACCGCGATAGGCCTGCTCGCGGCCGTGGCCGTCCCCTACCTGATGGTGGTCCGCCACAAGGTGGAGGCCCACCAGGCCACCCCCGTCTGGCTGCTCCCCGTGGTCGCCCCCATGGTCTCCGCCGCGCTGGGCCCCCTGCTCATCCCCCACCTCCCCGCCGGCCAGGCCCGCGAGGCCATGCTGCTCGGCTGCTACGCGATGTTCGGCCTCAGCCTGCTGGCCACCCTGCTGCTGCTCCCCCTGATCTTCGGCCGGCTGATCTTCAGCGGCCCCCTCCCCCTGGCCCTGACCCCGACCCTGTTCCTGGTCTTGGGCCCCCTCGGCCAGTCCACCACCGCGGTGAACTCCCTCGCGGACATGGCTCCCCAGTCGATGCCCGGCCCCTACTCCGGCGCCTTCTCCGCCTTCGCGGTCGTCTACGGGGTCCCCGTGATGGGATTCGCCCTGCTCTGGCTGGCGCTGGCCGCGGCGATGCTGCTGCGGGCCGCCCGCGACGGCATGGGGTTCGCCATGACCTGGTGGGCGCTGACCTTCCCCGTCGGCACCTGTGTCACCGGCGCCGCCGGACTGGCCCGGCACACCGGTCTCACCGCCTTCTCCTGGCTGGCCGCGGCCCTCTTCCTGGCCCTGCTGACCGCCTGGCTCCTGGCCGCGGCGAACACCCTGCGCGGCCTCGCCACCGGCCGCCTCCTGGCCGCGCCCCGCTAG
- a CDS encoding LysR family transcriptional regulator, whose protein sequence is MGNGHGNEEWVEGQLPLAHRVPDLGAMELLLAVARVGSLSAAARRLGITQPAASSRIRAMETRLGVALVDRSPRGSTLTAEGALVTDWARRVVEAAEAFDAGAQALRGRRDSRLRVAASMTIAEYLLPGWLIALRGQRPDTAVSLHAGNSAVVAERVLAHEADLGFVEGLSVPEGLDSVVIAQDRLVVAVAPGHPWARRSRGVEPAELAATPLILRERGSGTRQVLDAALAGCGGLAEPLLELASTTAVKAAAVSGAGPCVLSELAVGDELAGRRLVCVPVLGAGLERELRAVWPAGARPAGPARDLLSLTRR, encoded by the coding sequence ATGGGTAATGGGCACGGTAATGAGGAGTGGGTCGAGGGGCAGCTTCCGCTGGCGCACCGGGTCCCCGACCTGGGGGCCATGGAACTGCTGCTCGCGGTCGCGCGCGTGGGCAGTCTCAGCGCCGCCGCGCGGCGGCTCGGGATCACCCAGCCCGCCGCCAGCAGCCGGATCCGGGCGATGGAGACCCGGCTCGGGGTCGCGCTCGTGGACCGCTCCCCGCGCGGCTCGACGCTGACCGCCGAGGGCGCTCTGGTCACGGACTGGGCCCGGCGGGTGGTGGAGGCGGCCGAGGCCTTCGACGCGGGCGCGCAGGCGCTGCGGGGCCGCCGCGACTCCCGGCTGCGGGTCGCGGCCAGCATGACCATCGCGGAGTACCTGCTGCCCGGCTGGCTGATCGCGCTGCGCGGGCAGCGGCCGGACACGGCGGTGTCGCTGCACGCGGGGAACTCGGCGGTGGTGGCGGAGCGGGTGCTGGCGCACGAGGCGGACCTCGGGTTCGTGGAGGGGCTGAGCGTGCCCGAGGGACTGGACTCGGTGGTCATCGCGCAGGACCGCCTCGTGGTGGCGGTGGCCCCCGGGCACCCCTGGGCCCGGCGCTCGCGCGGGGTGGAACCGGCGGAGCTGGCGGCGACCCCGCTGATCCTGCGGGAGCGGGGGTCGGGGACCCGGCAGGTCCTGGACGCGGCGCTGGCCGGATGCGGGGGGCTGGCGGAGCCGCTGCTGGAACTGGCCTCCACCACCGCGGTGAAGGCGGCGGCGGTCAGCGGGGCCGGGCCGTGCGTGCTGTCGGAACTGGCGGTCGGGGACGAGCTGGCGGGGCGGCGGCTGGTGTGCGTGCCGGTGCTCGGGGCGGGGCTGGAGCGGGAGCTCCGGGCGGTGTGGCCCGCGGGGGCGAGGCCGGCGGGGCCCGCGCGGGATCTGCTCTCGCTGACCCGGCGCTGA
- a CDS encoding gamma-glutamyl-gamma-aminobutyrate hydrolase family protein translates to MPRPLIGITTYVEQSTRYGVWDVPTSLIPTGYYELVQASGGTAVLLPPDEPEAAAEVLSRLDGLVVAGGPDVDPVRYGAPRDPRTGPAATLRDTWELSLISAALASGTPLLGICRGMQALNVALGGTLIQHVDGHVASPGVISWHPVRPVPGTLYAALVPEESEVPTYHHQAVDRLGRGLIASSHATDGTVESIELPAPSPWTLGVQWHPELDKDTRVMSALITAASTHP, encoded by the coding sequence GTGCCCAGGCCGCTCATCGGCATCACCACCTACGTCGAGCAATCCACCCGCTACGGGGTGTGGGACGTCCCGACCTCCCTCATCCCCACCGGGTACTACGAGCTCGTCCAGGCCTCGGGCGGCACCGCCGTCCTGCTCCCGCCGGACGAACCGGAGGCGGCGGCGGAGGTGCTGAGCCGGCTGGACGGCCTGGTCGTCGCGGGCGGCCCCGACGTGGACCCGGTCCGCTACGGAGCTCCGCGCGATCCCCGCACCGGGCCGGCGGCGACCCTGCGCGACACGTGGGAACTCTCCCTGATCTCCGCGGCCCTGGCCTCGGGCACGCCCTTGCTCGGCATCTGCCGTGGCATGCAGGCACTGAACGTGGCCTTGGGCGGCACCCTGATCCAGCACGTCGACGGCCACGTGGCGAGCCCGGGCGTGATCTCCTGGCACCCGGTCCGCCCGGTCCCCGGCACGCTGTACGCGGCGCTGGTCCCGGAGGAATCGGAGGTCCCGACCTACCACCACCAGGCCGTGGACCGCCTGGGCCGGGGCCTGATCGCCTCCTCCCACGCCACCGACGGCACGGTGGAGTCCATCGAACTCCCCGCCCCCTCCCCCTGGACCCTGGGCGTCCAATGGCACCCGGAACTGGACAAGGACACCCGAGTCATGTCAGCCCTGATCACAGCAGCCTCCACCCACCCCTGA
- the eat gene encoding ethanolamine permease translates to MADDTGARLAAVPEPAQSPENGTDGYLERRTLRRGSAGWLLLTGLGVAYVVSGDFSGWNIGLAQGGFGGLAIATVLMGAMYACLVYSLAELSAILPTAGGGYGFARRALGTWGGFLTGTAILIEYILAPAAIAIFIGDYVESLNLFGLTSGWPVYLACFVVFIGIHLWGVGEALSFSLVVTAIAVIALVVFAVGAFTQFDPANLDNIAVDTTAAGASSWLPLGILGIWAAFPFGMWFFLGVEGVPLAAEEAKDPVRSVPRALSISMGILVLLALVTFLASTGARGADAIKDAGNPLVVALEGDPGLSWLKTFVNYAGLAGLVASFFSLIYAGSRQLFALSRAGYLPRFLSLTSKRKAPYLGLLIPGAIGFALAAATGNGPRMLNMAVFGATISYALMALSHIVLRRREPGLERPYRTPGGIVTSSVAFVLALSALVATFLVDKDAAFIALAVYAVALAYFAFYSRHHLVASAPEEEFAALAEAEAELSRD, encoded by the coding sequence ATGGCCGACGACACCGGCGCACGGCTGGCAGCCGTGCCCGAACCCGCACAGTCCCCCGAGAACGGCACCGACGGCTACCTGGAGCGCCGCACCCTGCGCCGCGGCAGCGCCGGCTGGCTGCTGCTGACCGGTCTCGGTGTCGCGTACGTGGTCTCCGGCGATTTCTCCGGCTGGAACATCGGCCTCGCCCAGGGCGGTTTCGGCGGCCTCGCCATCGCCACCGTCCTGATGGGCGCGATGTACGCGTGCCTGGTCTACTCCCTCGCCGAACTGTCGGCGATCCTGCCCACCGCGGGCGGCGGTTACGGTTTCGCCCGCCGGGCGCTCGGCACCTGGGGCGGCTTCCTCACCGGCACCGCGATCCTCATCGAGTACATCCTCGCCCCGGCCGCCATCGCCATCTTCATCGGCGACTACGTGGAGTCCCTCAACCTCTTCGGCCTCACCTCGGGCTGGCCGGTCTACCTCGCCTGCTTCGTCGTCTTCATAGGCATCCACCTGTGGGGCGTGGGCGAGGCCCTGAGCTTCTCGCTCGTCGTCACCGCCATCGCCGTGATCGCGCTGGTCGTCTTCGCCGTCGGCGCCTTCACCCAGTTCGACCCCGCCAACCTCGACAACATCGCCGTCGACACCACCGCCGCCGGCGCGAGCTCCTGGCTGCCGCTGGGCATCCTCGGCATCTGGGCCGCCTTCCCGTTCGGCATGTGGTTCTTCCTCGGGGTCGAGGGCGTGCCGCTGGCCGCCGAGGAGGCCAAGGACCCGGTCCGCTCCGTACCGCGCGCCCTGTCGATCTCCATGGGCATCCTGGTCCTGCTCGCCCTGGTCACCTTCCTCGCCTCCACCGGCGCGCGCGGGGCCGACGCCATCAAGGACGCGGGCAACCCGCTCGTCGTCGCCCTGGAGGGCGATCCCGGCCTCTCCTGGCTGAAGACCTTCGTCAACTACGCGGGCCTGGCCGGACTGGTGGCCTCCTTCTTCTCCCTCATCTACGCCGGCTCCCGCCAGCTGTTCGCCCTCTCCCGGGCGGGCTACCTCCCCCGCTTCCTGTCCCTGACCTCGAAGCGCAAGGCCCCGTACCTGGGCCTGCTCATCCCCGGCGCCATCGGCTTCGCGCTGGCCGCCGCCACCGGCAACGGCCCGCGCATGCTGAACATGGCGGTCTTCGGCGCGACCATCTCCTACGCCCTCATGGCGCTCTCCCACATCGTGCTGCGGCGCCGCGAGCCCGGCCTGGAGCGCCCGTACCGCACGCCCGGCGGCATCGTGACCTCCTCGGTGGCCTTCGTCCTCGCCCTCTCGGCCCTGGTCGCCACCTTCCTGGTGGACAAGGACGCGGCATTCATCGCACTGGCCGTGTACGCCGTCGCCCTCGCCTACTTCGCGTTCTACAGTCGCCACCACCTGGTGGCCTCCGCTCCGGAGGAGGAGTTCGCGGCGCTGGCGGAAGCCGAAGCCGAGCTCTCCCGCGACTGA
- a CDS encoding FadR/GntR family transcriptional regulator, with protein MTDTASEDEAARRLNPVLRQVRAGNGFEEALEQILQVVRLGLVPGGERLPPERELAERMGISRVTLREVLKVLQDQGLVEARRGRYGGTFVLPRPDTPAGGTEEELRRRVAGVDIEDVLRFREVLEVGAAGLCASQGLSERDTDRLLGALTATHDAPLPDYRRQDTLFHLTLCELAGSATLTAQYAAVRATVNDLLDCIPLLVRNLEHSQQQHSTLVEAVLDRDPQAAREVMREHCCGTAALLRGFLT; from the coding sequence ATGACCGATACGGCGAGCGAGGACGAGGCCGCCCGGCGGCTCAATCCCGTACTGCGACAGGTGCGGGCGGGCAACGGTTTCGAGGAGGCGCTGGAGCAGATCCTCCAGGTGGTCCGGCTCGGACTGGTGCCGGGCGGGGAACGGCTTCCGCCGGAGCGCGAGTTGGCCGAGCGGATGGGGATCAGCCGGGTGACGCTCCGCGAGGTGCTGAAGGTACTCCAGGACCAGGGCCTGGTGGAGGCCCGGCGCGGACGGTACGGCGGAACGTTTGTCCTGCCCCGCCCCGACACACCGGCCGGGGGCACCGAGGAGGAGCTGCGGCGCCGGGTCGCGGGCGTGGACATCGAGGACGTCCTGCGCTTCCGCGAGGTCCTGGAGGTGGGCGCGGCCGGCCTGTGCGCCTCCCAGGGCCTGTCCGAGCGGGACACCGACCGGCTGCTCGGCGCGCTGACCGCCACCCACGACGCCCCGCTGCCGGACTACCGCCGCCAGGACACCCTCTTCCACCTCACCCTGTGCGAACTCGCCGGATCCGCCACCCTGACGGCCCAGTACGCGGCCGTCCGGGCCACCGTGAACGACCTGCTGGACTGCATCCCGCTGCTGGTGCGCAACCTGGAGCACTCGCAGCAGCAGCACAGCACGCTGGTGGAGGCGGTGCTGGACCGGGACCCGCAGGCGGCGCGCGAGGTGATGCGCGAGCACTGCTGCGGCACTGCGGCGCTGCTGCGGGGGTTCCTGACCTGA
- a CDS encoding glutamine synthetase family protein translates to MVDRKPPLSTEELRALVASGEIDTVVLAFPDMQGRLQGKRFAAQFFLDEVLGHGTEGCNYLLAVDTDMNTVDGYEMSSWDRGYGDFAMHPDLATLRRIPWNPGSAFVLADLAWNDGSPVVAAPRQILRRQLERLGEHGYTAMVGTELEFMVFLDTYEQAWNSDYRGLTPANQYNTDYSILGTGRVEPLLRRIRNEMQAAGLVVESAKGECNLGQHEIVFRYDEALTTCDQHSVYKTGAKEIAAQEGVSLTFMAKYDEREGNSCHIHLSLNDADGRSAMAAEGPDAHDHDGMSPVMRHFLAGQLAALRDFSLLYAPNINSYKRFRPGSFAPTAVAWGVDNRTCALRVVGHGRSMRFENRLPGGDVNPYLAVAGLVAAGIYGIENRLELPEACAGNAYTADFAHVPTTLREAAELWENSEIAKAAFGPEVVAHYRNMARVELDAYDSAVTDWELRRSFERL, encoded by the coding sequence GTGGTAGACCGCAAGCCGCCGCTTTCGACCGAGGAGCTCCGCGCCCTCGTCGCCAGCGGTGAGATCGACACAGTGGTCCTGGCCTTCCCCGACATGCAGGGACGCCTCCAGGGCAAGCGGTTCGCCGCACAGTTCTTCCTCGACGAGGTCCTCGGACACGGCACCGAGGGCTGCAACTACCTCCTCGCCGTCGACACGGACATGAACACCGTCGACGGGTACGAGATGTCCTCCTGGGACCGGGGCTACGGCGACTTCGCCATGCACCCCGACCTCGCCACCCTGCGCCGGATCCCCTGGAACCCCGGCAGCGCCTTCGTCCTCGCCGACCTCGCCTGGAACGACGGCTCGCCCGTGGTCGCCGCGCCCCGGCAGATCCTGCGCCGCCAGCTGGAGCGCCTCGGCGAACACGGGTACACCGCGATGGTGGGCACCGAGCTGGAGTTCATGGTGTTCCTGGACACCTACGAGCAGGCCTGGAACTCCGACTACCGCGGCCTGACCCCCGCCAACCAGTACAACACCGACTACTCCATCCTCGGGACCGGCCGCGTCGAACCGCTGCTGCGCCGCATCCGCAACGAGATGCAGGCCGCCGGCCTGGTCGTCGAATCGGCCAAGGGCGAGTGCAACCTCGGCCAGCACGAGATCGTCTTCCGCTACGACGAGGCGCTGACCACGTGTGACCAGCACTCCGTCTACAAGACGGGGGCCAAGGAGATCGCCGCCCAGGAGGGCGTCTCGCTCACCTTCATGGCCAAGTACGACGAGCGCGAGGGCAATTCCTGTCACATCCACCTCTCGCTCAACGATGCCGACGGACGCAGCGCGATGGCCGCCGAGGGCCCGGACGCACACGACCACGACGGCATGTCGCCCGTGATGCGCCACTTCCTGGCCGGCCAGCTCGCCGCGCTGCGCGACTTCTCCCTTCTCTACGCCCCCAACATCAACTCCTACAAGCGTTTCCGGCCGGGATCCTTCGCGCCGACCGCCGTCGCCTGGGGCGTGGACAACCGGACCTGCGCGCTCCGAGTCGTCGGCCACGGCCGCTCCATGCGCTTCGAGAACCGCCTGCCCGGCGGCGACGTCAATCCGTACCTCGCCGTCGCCGGCCTGGTCGCGGCCGGGATCTACGGCATCGAGAACCGGCTGGAGCTGCCCGAGGCCTGCGCCGGCAACGCCTACACCGCCGACTTCGCGCACGTCCCCACCACCTTGCGCGAGGCCGCCGAGCTCTGGGAGAACAGCGAGATCGCCAAGGCCGCCTTCGGCCCCGAGGTCGTCGCCCACTACCGGAACATGGCCCGCGTCGAACTGGACGCGTACGACTCCGCCGTGACCGACTGGGAACTGCGCCGCTCCTTCGAGCGCCTCTAG
- a CDS encoding aldehyde dehydrogenase family protein produces MSDALEVLNPATEELVAVVPAATRDDVDAAVVRATAAQRTWAAAAPGDRARLLRRFAAVVDGHIEELAQLEVREAGHTIGNARWEAGNVRDVLDFAAGGVERLSGRQIPVAGGIDVTFLEPLGVIGVIAPWNFPMPIAAWGLAPALAAGNAVILKPAETTPLTALRLAELALEAGLPEHLFQVLPGRGEVAGDALVEHPGVAKIVFTGSTRVGKRIMAKCADRVKRLTLELGGKNPNIVFADADLEAAAAAAPMSFLDNTGQDCCARTRILVQRSAYDRFMELLVPAVEKVVVGDPYDENTQLGPLISRAQLDRVRSYVTDDLTVVRGTAPQGPGFWYPPTLVTGVDPTAAVATEEVFGPVAVVLPFEDEEDAVRLANATDYGLAGSLWTRDVGRALRVSRAVAAGNLSVNSHSSVRYWTPFGGYKQSGLGRELGPDSLTAFTETKNVFISTEA; encoded by the coding sequence GTGTCCGATGCGCTGGAAGTCTTGAATCCGGCCACCGAGGAACTCGTCGCCGTCGTCCCGGCCGCCACACGGGACGACGTCGACGCCGCCGTCGTACGGGCCACCGCGGCCCAGCGGACCTGGGCGGCCGCCGCCCCCGGCGACCGGGCCAGGCTGCTGCGCCGCTTCGCCGCGGTCGTCGACGGGCACATCGAGGAACTGGCACAGCTGGAGGTCCGGGAAGCGGGCCACACCATCGGCAACGCCCGCTGGGAAGCCGGCAACGTCCGTGACGTGCTCGACTTCGCCGCCGGGGGAGTGGAACGGCTCTCCGGCCGCCAGATCCCCGTCGCCGGCGGCATCGACGTCACCTTCCTCGAACCCCTCGGCGTCATCGGCGTGATCGCGCCGTGGAACTTCCCCATGCCGATCGCCGCCTGGGGCCTGGCCCCGGCGCTGGCCGCCGGCAACGCGGTCATCCTCAAGCCCGCCGAGACCACCCCGCTCACCGCGCTGCGCCTCGCCGAGCTCGCCCTGGAGGCCGGACTCCCCGAGCACCTGTTCCAGGTGCTGCCCGGCCGGGGCGAGGTCGCGGGCGACGCCCTCGTCGAGCACCCGGGGGTGGCCAAGATCGTGTTCACCGGCTCCACCCGCGTCGGCAAGCGGATCATGGCCAAGTGCGCCGACCGGGTGAAGCGCCTCACCCTCGAACTCGGCGGCAAGAACCCCAACATCGTCTTCGCCGACGCGGACCTGGAGGCGGCGGCGGCCGCGGCCCCGATGTCCTTCCTGGACAACACCGGGCAGGACTGCTGCGCCCGCACGCGGATCCTCGTACAGCGCTCCGCCTACGACCGGTTCATGGAACTGCTCGTGCCCGCCGTCGAGAAGGTCGTCGTCGGGGACCCGTACGACGAGAACACGCAGCTGGGACCGCTGATCTCGCGGGCGCAGCTGGACCGCGTACGGTCCTACGTCACCGACGACCTCACCGTCGTTCGGGGCACCGCCCCCCAGGGCCCCGGCTTCTGGTACCCCCCGACCCTCGTCACCGGCGTCGACCCCACCGCCGCCGTGGCCACCGAGGAGGTCTTCGGACCGGTCGCCGTCGTCCTGCCCTTCGAGGACGAGGAGGACGCCGTACGCCTCGCCAACGCCACCGACTACGGCCTCGCCGGCTCCCTGTGGACCCGCGACGTGGGCCGCGCGCTGCGCGTCTCGCGGGCCGTCGCCGCGGGCAACCTGTCGGTCAACTCCCACAGCAGCGTCCGCTACTGGACCCCCTTCGGCGGCTACAAGCAGTCCGGACTCGGGCGCGAGCTCGGACCCGACTCCCTCACCGCTTTCACCGAGACCAAGAACGTCTTCATCAGCACGGAGGCCTGA
- a CDS encoding 3-oxoacyl-ACP reductase: MSIEPTEEIVCRRLVGRTAVITGAGSGIGLATARRLASEGANVVCGDIDETAGKAAAEEVGGTFVKVDVTSPEEVEALFKTAFDTYGSVDIAFNNAGISPPDDDSILTTGLEAWKRVQDVNLTSVYLCCKAALPYMQRQGRGSIINTASFVARMGAATSQISYTASKGGVLAMSRELGVQFAREGIRVNALCPGPVNTPLLQELFAKDPERAARRIVHIPLGRFAEPTEIAAAVAFLASDDSSFINATDFLVDGGISGAYVTPL; this comes from the coding sequence ATGAGCATCGAGCCCACCGAAGAGATCGTCTGCCGCCGTCTGGTCGGCCGTACCGCCGTCATCACCGGAGCCGGCAGCGGCATCGGACTGGCCACCGCCCGCCGACTGGCCTCCGAAGGCGCCAACGTCGTCTGCGGCGACATCGACGAGACCGCGGGCAAGGCCGCCGCGGAAGAGGTCGGCGGCACCTTCGTCAAGGTCGACGTCACCAGCCCGGAGGAGGTCGAGGCCCTGTTCAAGACCGCCTTCGACACCTACGGCTCCGTGGACATCGCCTTCAACAACGCCGGCATCTCGCCCCCGGACGACGACTCGATCCTCACCACGGGCCTGGAGGCCTGGAAGCGGGTCCAGGACGTCAACCTGACCTCCGTCTACCTCTGCTGCAAGGCCGCCCTGCCCTACATGCAGCGCCAGGGCCGCGGCTCCATCATCAACACCGCCTCCTTCGTGGCCCGGATGGGCGCCGCCACCTCGCAGATCTCCTACACCGCCTCCAAGGGCGGCGTGCTCGCCATGTCCCGCGAGCTCGGCGTGCAGTTCGCCCGCGAGGGCATCCGCGTCAACGCGCTGTGCCCGGGGCCCGTCAACACCCCGCTGCTGCAGGAGCTCTTCGCCAAGGACCCGGAGCGCGCCGCCCGCCGGATCGTGCACATCCCGCTGGGCCGGTTCGCCGAGCCCACCGAGATCGCCGCCGCCGTCGCCTTCCTCGCGAGCGACGACTCCTCCTTCATCAACGCCACCGACTTCCTGGTCGACGGCGGCATCTCCGGCGCGTACGTCACCCCGCTCTAA
- a CDS encoding haloacid dehalogenase-like hydrolase: MTRLSSVRRLQAAGAAAAIAAGALVAAAPAAQAARPGHCTTPQLKAAWYGDNQARLQQLIEDYGSCNPYRPNRNKPVAVFDWDNTVVKNDVGDAQMFWLLRNGKIRQPAGGDWSGTSRFLTPAAARALAEACGALAKPGAPLPTGTPEGAGCADEINAVYGTAATRAAAPAFAGWDRRTTEPAYAWLPQLMQGWTAREIRGFTAAARAENLAAPVDAKQQVGSTTATGWVRYYDQQKELIAALQKAGFDVWISSASPQPVVEVWAEGVGIDAGHVIGIRNTTTYGGKFTSHLQGCGSVADGADTMITYIDGKRCWINKEIYGVRGAAAEKVQPAARRQVFAAGDSDTDISFLRDATVLRLVVNRNKNELMCRAYDNSDGKWIVNPMFIQPKKQKAAPYPCATTGFTGRDGTPGPVLRGDTSVIPDQTDSVF, translated from the coding sequence GTGACCCGACTCAGCTCCGTGCGGCGGCTCCAGGCCGCAGGCGCCGCCGCCGCGATAGCCGCCGGCGCCCTCGTGGCCGCCGCCCCCGCCGCCCAAGCGGCCCGCCCCGGCCACTGCACCACCCCGCAGCTCAAAGCTGCCTGGTACGGGGACAACCAGGCCCGGCTGCAGCAGCTCATCGAGGACTACGGCAGCTGCAACCCGTACCGGCCGAACCGCAACAAGCCCGTCGCCGTCTTCGACTGGGACAACACCGTCGTCAAGAACGACGTGGGCGACGCGCAGATGTTCTGGCTGCTGCGCAACGGCAAGATCCGCCAGCCCGCCGGGGGCGACTGGAGCGGCACCAGCCGCTTCCTGACCCCGGCCGCCGCCCGGGCCCTGGCCGAGGCCTGCGGCGCCCTCGCGAAGCCCGGCGCCCCGCTGCCCACCGGAACCCCCGAGGGAGCCGGCTGCGCCGACGAGATCAACGCCGTCTACGGCACCGCCGCCACCCGCGCGGCCGCCCCCGCCTTCGCCGGCTGGGACCGCCGTACGACCGAGCCCGCCTACGCCTGGCTGCCGCAGCTCATGCAGGGATGGACCGCGCGCGAGATCCGCGGCTTCACGGCCGCCGCGCGGGCCGAGAACCTGGCCGCCCCGGTCGATGCCAAGCAGCAGGTCGGCTCCACCACCGCCACCGGCTGGGTGCGCTACTACGACCAGCAGAAGGAGCTCATCGCCGCCCTGCAGAAGGCCGGCTTCGACGTCTGGATCAGCTCGGCCTCGCCGCAGCCGGTCGTCGAGGTGTGGGCCGAGGGCGTGGGCATCGACGCCGGGCACGTCATCGGCATCCGCAACACCACCACGTACGGCGGGAAGTTCACCTCCCACCTGCAGGGCTGCGGGTCCGTCGCGGACGGCGCCGACACGATGATCACGTACATCGACGGCAAGCGCTGCTGGATCAACAAGGAGATCTACGGGGTCCGCGGCGCCGCGGCCGAGAAGGTCCAGCCGGCCGCCCGCCGCCAGGTGTTCGCCGCGGGCGACTCCGACACCGACATCTCGTTCCTGCGCGACGCGACCGTGCTGCGGCTCGTCGTCAACCGCAACAAGAACGAGCTGATGTGCCGCGCCTACGACAACAGCGACGGCAAGTGGATCGTGAACCCGATGTTCATCCAGCCCAAGAAGCAGAAGGCCGCGCCGTACCCCTGCGCGACCACCGGCTTCACCGGCCGCGACGGCACCCCGGGGCCCGTGCTCCGGGGTGACACCAGCGTCATCCCGGACCAGACGGACTCCGTCTTCTAG